A genomic window from Flavobacterium hankyongi includes:
- a CDS encoding SDR family oxidoreductase codes for MKKTILITGASSGFGLMLANKLHTEGHNVIGTSRNAEKLQATVPFKVLSLDVTDEKSIEEFTKQLFETVKELDVLVNNAGYMLTGLAEETSTEAGKLQFDTNFWGTVNVTKAILPYFRKQEFGQIITVSSMMGLITIPMKSMYAASKHALEGYFKTLRFEVNQFNIKVSMIEPMWAKTNIGTNMIAVDGNIAEYKNYKEQVNKYIKNGLAEGDDPSVIVDKIIKVINAKNPKIRNIVGKMAGMVLFLNNYAYSMFENAIYKSVRSAK; via the coding sequence ATGAAAAAAACAATTTTAATAACAGGAGCATCATCAGGTTTTGGATTGATGTTAGCAAATAAGTTGCACACAGAAGGACACAATGTAATCGGTACTAGTAGAAATGCAGAAAAACTACAAGCCACAGTTCCTTTCAAAGTATTGTCTCTAGATGTTACAGATGAAAAATCGATTGAAGAATTTACAAAGCAACTATTTGAAACCGTAAAAGAATTAGACGTTCTTGTGAATAATGCAGGTTACATGCTCACTGGATTAGCAGAGGAGACTTCTACTGAGGCAGGTAAACTTCAATTTGATACTAACTTTTGGGGAACAGTTAATGTTACAAAAGCAATATTGCCTTATTTCAGAAAACAAGAATTTGGTCAAATTATTACAGTGAGCTCTATGATGGGGCTTATAACAATACCTATGAAGTCAATGTATGCTGCATCCAAACATGCCTTAGAAGGTTACTTTAAAACATTACGATTTGAGGTAAATCAATTTAATATTAAGGTGAGTATGATAGAGCCTATGTGGGCAAAAACAAATATTGGCACGAATATGATTGCTGTTGATGGAAATATAGCAGAATACAAGAACTATAAAGAGCAAGTGAATAAGTATATCAAAAATGGTTTGGCAGAGGGAGATGATCCTTCTGTAATAGTGGACAAAATTATTAAAGTGATAAATGCCAAAAATCCAAAAATCCGAAACATCGTAGGAAAAATGGCAGGAATGGTACTGTTCCTTAATAATTACGCCTATTCAATGTTTGAAAATGCCATTTATAAAAGTGTAAGATCGGCAAAATAA
- a CDS encoding NAD(P)/FAD-dependent oxidoreductase, producing MVESKEISRRELIKQGGLALSVLALPFPLITFSNFNNMTDNKNFDVIIVGGSYAGLSAAMALGRSLRNVLIIDSGLPCNRQTPHSHNFITQDGEKPSVIAEKAKKQVLQYDTVKFITDLAVNGTKTDKGFEISTQSRKVFSAKKLIFATGLKDKMLNIKGFSECWGISVLHCPYCHGYEVKNQKTGIFANGYGAFHLARLISNWTKDLTIFTNGKSELTQEQTDEIKRHNISIVEKEITSLKHQNGEVEEIIFSDNSTFQLKAIYSRPPFEQHCKIPELLGCELTEQGLIKVDAFQKTTVDNIFACGDSTNPLRAVSYAVSTGNNTGVFLNNAMAEEEFLEN from the coding sequence ATGGTTGAATCGAAAGAAATATCAAGACGAGAACTAATTAAACAAGGTGGTCTTGCTTTATCAGTTTTAGCTTTACCTTTTCCATTAATAACATTTTCAAATTTTAACAATATGACAGATAACAAAAATTTTGACGTAATCATTGTTGGCGGAAGCTATGCAGGGCTTTCAGCAGCAATGGCTTTGGGACGATCATTAAGAAACGTTCTAATTATTGATAGCGGTTTGCCTTGTAATAGACAAACACCACATTCACATAACTTCATTACGCAAGACGGAGAAAAACCAAGCGTTATTGCAGAAAAAGCAAAAAAGCAAGTGTTGCAATACGATACAGTAAAATTCATAACTGACCTTGCTGTTAATGGAACAAAAACTGATAAAGGATTTGAGATTTCAACACAGTCAAGAAAAGTATTTTCAGCTAAAAAGCTCATTTTTGCAACAGGATTAAAAGATAAAATGCTAAACATCAAGGGATTTTCTGAATGTTGGGGAATTTCAGTTCTTCATTGTCCCTATTGCCACGGATATGAAGTGAAAAATCAAAAAACAGGAATTTTTGCAAATGGATACGGTGCATTTCATCTGGCTCGACTCATTAGTAACTGGACAAAAGACTTGACAATATTTACTAATGGCAAATCAGAATTGACACAAGAGCAAACTGATGAAATCAAAAGACACAATATTTCAATTGTTGAAAAAGAAATTACCTCATTGAAACACCAAAACGGAGAAGTTGAAGAAATAATTTTTTCTGACAATTCAACTTTTCAATTAAAAGCTATCTACTCAAGACCTCCTTTTGAACAGCACTGTAAAATCCCCGAATTATTGGGTTGTGAATTGACCGAACAAGGGCTTATCAAAGTAGATGCGTTTCAGAAAACAACAGTAGATAATATATTCGCTTGTGGTGACAGTACTAATCCTCTTCGTGCTGTATCATATGCTGTATCAACAGGAAATAATACAGGAGTGTTTTTAAATAATGCTATGGCAGAAGAAGAATTTTTGGAAAATTAA
- a CDS encoding PaaI family thioesterase produces MENKRLQLLQSFIGRPFSGSPSPFAKWLNGTVIAVDENSVEFQFEVRKEMTNPAGTLHGGVICGMFDDCIGVNFMILGTDNFFPTININVEFFSAAKEEDTVIVKTSVIKKGKSIINVKANMFSSKGIIASATSNLVISEIKITM; encoded by the coding sequence ATGGAAAATAAAAGACTTCAACTACTACAAAGTTTTATTGGAAGACCATTTTCAGGAAGTCCGTCCCCATTTGCCAAATGGCTGAATGGGACGGTGATTGCTGTTGATGAAAATTCTGTTGAATTTCAATTTGAAGTACGAAAAGAGATGACTAATCCGGCAGGAACGCTTCACGGTGGTGTTATTTGTGGGATGTTTGACGATTGTATTGGTGTAAACTTTATGATTTTAGGCACTGATAATTTCTTTCCTACTATTAATATAAATGTTGAATTTTTTAGTGCGGCGAAAGAAGAAGATACAGTCATAGTAAAAACGAGTGTTATTAAAAAAGGTAAATCAATAATCAATGTAAAAGCAAATATGTTTAGCTCTAAAGGAATTATTGCCTCCGCAACATCAAATTTGGTGATAAGTGAAATAAAAATCACGATGTAA
- a CDS encoding RteC domain-containing protein, protein MNNKATQLLSKLNEQLNFTDLEIDDPILRSESAINIIVNSIEKLKLIFEKEKSKSQEIEIDFFKNIKPKFTSKLIYYNAIYKIETKKPHGGERIIKKYLNNELEKLKRYFDNNLDFYKYYRTGSNYLDHKYFTRGKFDIKLTLDSFYFEADRTFSTSHDFKVAKIMAHDLIQVYLEDKLLMMENREPKEKSQVNPKVKQNWTGAKVALIELLYALHTEGVFNNGTSDLKDIAEYFESIFNVNLGQYHRAFLEIRMRKSDQTKFLNALKEKLVKRMENTDDLL, encoded by the coding sequence TTGAACAATAAAGCCACACAACTACTATCAAAGTTAAATGAACAATTAAATTTTACCGATTTAGAAATTGACGATCCAATTCTTAGGAGTGAAAGTGCGATAAACATTATTGTAAATTCAATTGAAAAATTGAAACTTATTTTCGAAAAAGAAAAAAGCAAATCCCAAGAAATAGAAATTGATTTTTTCAAAAACATAAAACCAAAGTTTACATCAAAACTAATTTATTATAACGCAATCTACAAAATAGAAACTAAAAAACCACATGGAGGCGAACGCATTATAAAAAAGTATCTAAACAATGAATTAGAAAAACTAAAAAGGTATTTTGATAACAATTTAGATTTTTACAAGTATTACCGAACTGGCAGTAATTATCTTGACCACAAGTATTTTACAAGAGGTAAATTTGATATTAAGCTAACTTTAGACAGCTTTTATTTTGAAGCTGATCGCACTTTTTCTACTTCACACGACTTTAAAGTGGCTAAAATTATGGCACACGATTTAATTCAAGTCTATTTAGAAGATAAGCTTCTAATGATGGAAAATAGAGAACCAAAAGAAAAATCACAAGTCAATCCCAAGGTGAAACAAAATTGGACAGGTGCTAAAGTCGCATTAATTGAGCTTTTGTATGCTTTGCATACCGAAGGTGTGTTCAACAATGGTACCTCCGATTTAAAAGATATTGCAGAATATTTTGAAAGTATCTTTAATGTCAATTTAGGTCAGTATCACAGGGCTTTCCTTGAAATTAGAATGCGTAAATCCGACCAAACTAAATTCTTAAACGCATTAAAAGAAAAATTAGTAAAAAGAATGGAAAACACAGACGACTTGCTGTAA
- a CDS encoding helix-turn-helix domain-containing protein, translating to MEIQIITREDLNEFRTLLLNDLKEIIHTKPQQAKQWLKSKEVRKLLNISPGTLQNLRINGTLTYTKVGGIMYYDNADIEKLLQGNKVNALPTLFK from the coding sequence ATGGAAATCCAAATTATCACTCGCGAAGACTTAAACGAATTCCGCACCCTTCTTCTAAATGATTTAAAAGAAATCATTCATACCAAACCTCAACAGGCAAAACAGTGGCTCAAATCCAAAGAAGTCCGTAAACTGTTAAACATTTCTCCTGGTACTTTACAAAATTTAAGAATCAATGGAACACTAACTTATACAAAAGTTGGTGGCATCATGTATTATGATAATGCAGACATTGAAAAACTCCTTCAGGGAAACAAAGTAAATGCCTTACCTACTCTTTTTAAGTAA
- a CDS encoding transcriptional regulator — protein sequence MNYIKHLTGFFDRIIQDRELNPTHISLYIALFQAWNVNRFKNPISITRDEMMRISKICSKATYHKCMRELNEKQYIKYEPSFNPYKGSMVILFNFSEDLKPVQKKDNTTKKISLDTGQVLDKHKTTTKTTTETATEQALVSSINYINNTNISNDKNVSNLEKHTKNFEEINNSNLKNQTQEKEKSFAKKEKEEMQNENSVFANSDENQIKNSWQKSSTKKEEKLEPTIEEVKTYFQENNFPEQEALKFFNYFKSVGWLVGGKTPMADWQAAAQNWMINAPKYISNAEQPNRTKQLNTTTDKDYSEPL from the coding sequence ATGAACTACATCAAACACCTAACGGGTTTCTTCGACCGTATCATTCAAGACCGGGAACTAAACCCAACACATATAAGTTTATACATAGCACTTTTCCAAGCATGGAATGTGAACCGTTTTAAAAATCCAATCAGTATTACAAGGGATGAAATGATGCGAATTAGTAAAATATGTTCCAAAGCTACATACCATAAATGTATGCGAGAACTAAACGAAAAGCAGTATATAAAGTACGAACCATCATTTAACCCGTATAAAGGCAGTATGGTAATTTTATTCAATTTTTCAGAAGACTTAAAGCCAGTTCAAAAAAAAGATAACACCACTAAAAAAATTTCACTAGATACTGGACAGGTTCTAGACAAGCACAAAACAACTACTAAGACTACTACCGAGACAGCTACTGAACAAGCACTAGTATCTTCAATAAACTATATAAACAATACAAACATTTCAAACGATAAAAACGTTTCAAACTTGGAAAAGCACACAAAAAATTTTGAAGAAATAAATAATTCCAATTTAAAAAACCAAACTCAAGAAAAAGAAAAAAGTTTCGCGAAAAAAGAAAAAGAAGAAATGCAGAATGAAAATTCTGTATTCGCCAACTCCGATGAGAATCAAATAAAAAATAGTTGGCAAAAAAGTTCCACGAAAAAAGAAGAAAAGTTAGAACCAACAATCGAAGAAGTCAAAACCTATTTTCAAGAAAATAACTTTCCTGAACAAGAAGCTCTAAAATTCTTCAATTACTTCAAAAGTGTTGGTTGGTTAGTCGGTGGCAAAACACCAATGGCCGATTGGCAGGCAGCAGCACAAAATTGGATGATTAACGCACCAAAATACATTTCAAATGCAGAACAACCTAACAGGACAAAACAACTCAACACAACAACAGACAAAGACTATTCAGAACCGCTATAG
- a CDS encoding ATPase, translating into MEKEIKSHYSYTEVINWLEAKGVELYGNHFKIIETDYPIMYKLIAYFLKDEPTCFQYGINLNKGILLTGPIGCGKTSLMNLMKYLTATEHKFFVKPCRDISFEFIQDGYQIIHKYSKGKLYEADPRTICFDDLGTENNLKYYGNECNVMAEILLSRYDLFISKKLQTHITTNLSATEIEKQYGNRVRSRLRELCNLIAFDNEAKDKRK; encoded by the coding sequence ATGGAAAAAGAAATTAAATCACACTACAGCTACACCGAAGTAATCAATTGGCTCGAAGCTAAAGGAGTTGAACTATACGGCAATCATTTCAAAATAATAGAAACTGATTACCCAATTATGTATAAACTAATCGCTTATTTCCTGAAGGATGAACCAACATGTTTTCAATACGGCATAAACCTCAACAAGGGAATATTACTAACCGGACCAATCGGATGCGGTAAAACCTCACTCATGAACTTAATGAAATACCTAACAGCAACAGAACATAAATTTTTCGTTAAACCGTGTAGAGATATAAGCTTTGAATTCATCCAGGATGGTTATCAAATAATTCATAAATACAGCAAAGGCAAACTCTACGAAGCAGACCCACGAACAATATGCTTTGATGATCTTGGTACAGAAAACAACCTAAAATATTACGGCAACGAATGCAACGTAATGGCAGAAATTCTATTAAGCAGATATGATCTATTCATTTCAAAAAAACTACAAACCCACATCACCACAAACCTATCAGCCACAGAAATAGAAAAACAGTATGGCAATCGAGTTAGAAGCCGTTTACGTGAATTATGCAACTTAATAGCATTCGACAATGAAGCTAAAGACAAGCGTAAATAA
- a CDS encoding winged helix-turn-helix domain-containing protein — MEKTVENHIIKYFDNKEVLSKEDLMELLKNDFPTWSDNTINAYLYKLKKNGVIDNISRGIYTVGKIQLFTPKIDKQLKKIASRIHKGFPFVNYCVWNSSWLNDLMRHQPFKNFTIVEIEKVATEQVFNELNASFQNTFINPDEIFFERYISVLDNVIIVKNLYSEAPISKTNDLTIPTLEKILVDIVIDDTLFAAQQGELNFIYQSAFNKYDINESKMKRYAARRNRETEVEKLINISLAK, encoded by the coding sequence TTGGAGAAAACTGTTGAAAATCATATAATAAAATATTTTGATAACAAAGAAGTGTTATCAAAGGAAGATTTGATGGAATTACTCAAAAACGATTTTCCCACTTGGTCAGATAATACCATTAACGCCTACTTGTATAAACTAAAAAAAAATGGCGTGATAGACAATATCTCCAGAGGAATATATACCGTTGGAAAAATCCAATTATTCACACCAAAAATTGACAAACAATTAAAAAAAATAGCCAGTAGAATTCACAAAGGATTTCCATTCGTTAACTATTGTGTTTGGAATAGCTCTTGGTTAAACGATTTGATGCGTCACCAACCATTTAAAAATTTTACAATCGTTGAAATCGAAAAAGTGGCTACAGAACAAGTATTTAATGAACTGAACGCTTCTTTTCAAAATACCTTTATAAACCCGGACGAAATTTTCTTCGAAAGATACATAAGTGTATTAGACAATGTAATTATTGTAAAAAACTTATATTCTGAAGCACCCATTTCGAAAACTAATGATTTGACTATCCCAACACTTGAAAAAATATTAGTCGATATAGTAATTGATGATACCCTTTTTGCCGCACAACAAGGAGAATTAAATTTTATTTACCAATCAGCCTTTAACAAATACGACATCAACGAATCAAAAATGAAACGATATGCAGCAAGAAGAAATCGAGAAACAGAAGTAGAAAAATTGATAAATATAAGTTTGGCAAAATAG
- a CDS encoding nucleotidyl transferase AbiEii/AbiGii toxin family protein, with translation MINNESHTLDWILDLRNKLGKRIDPKLIEKVIWALTLLEQLKIEGLNFTFKGGTALLLATEKPKRFSIDIDIITEHSEKEIIAVLQKIVEEKIFLDWEDDNHRKHTPDAPIGHFKTYYKSVVDGNVEPILLDLLYTPNPYPQIQELPIKHNWISTSGEDNIITMPTFDAILGDKLTAFAPKTTGILYSKNRPVEIIKQLYDIAFLFDNISDLTVVKNSFNKVVQEEIGFRKLNITATEVLEDTWQACYTLAERDIKSEEFNHLQLGIRNFINFTIDRFNIDEAITAAAKVAYLTKLLQAEKEIKTERFNNPLEIKDWIIEDPKYNKLNKLKKNNPEAFYYWVKAF, from the coding sequence ATGATTAACAACGAAAGTCACACATTAGATTGGATTCTTGACTTAAGAAACAAATTAGGAAAACGCATTGATCCCAAATTAATTGAAAAAGTAATTTGGGCACTAACACTATTGGAGCAATTAAAAATAGAAGGGTTAAACTTTACATTCAAAGGCGGTACAGCATTGTTGTTGGCTACTGAAAAACCAAAACGATTCTCAATCGACATCGATATCATAACAGAACATTCTGAAAAAGAAATAATAGCCGTTTTACAAAAAATAGTGGAGGAAAAAATCTTCCTGGATTGGGAAGACGACAACCATAGAAAACATACACCCGATGCACCAATCGGACATTTCAAAACCTATTACAAAAGCGTAGTAGATGGTAATGTCGAACCTATTTTATTGGACCTGCTCTATACACCAAATCCTTATCCTCAAATTCAGGAACTACCTATAAAACACAATTGGATTTCCACTTCGGGAGAAGATAACATAATCACAATGCCCACCTTTGATGCCATTTTGGGCGACAAACTAACCGCATTCGCTCCCAAAACAACTGGAATACTTTACAGTAAAAACCGTCCAGTAGAAATCATAAAACAATTATACGACATCGCATTTCTATTCGACAACATAAGTGACTTAACTGTAGTAAAAAACAGCTTCAACAAAGTAGTCCAGGAAGAAATTGGTTTCAGAAAATTAAACATAACAGCAACTGAAGTTTTAGAAGACACTTGGCAAGCTTGCTATACATTAGCAGAACGCGATATAAAATCAGAAGAGTTTAATCATCTACAATTAGGGATCAGAAACTTTATCAACTTCACAATTGACCGATTCAACATAGACGAAGCTATAACAGCAGCAGCTAAAGTAGCTTATCTCACCAAACTATTACAAGCCGAAAAAGAAATAAAAACCGAAAGGTTTAATAATCCTTTAGAAATAAAAGATTGGATTATTGAAGACCCAAAATACAACAAACTAAACAAATTAAAAAAGAACAACCCGGAAGCTTTTTATTACTGGGTTAAAGCTTTCTAA
- a CDS encoding DNA-methyltransferase → MINIKYQTDKGKIIEGNSIELLSGKMKKELKGKVNLIITSPPFPLNNKKQYGNEKGEEYLKWFIDMAPIFSDLLTEDGSLVIEIGNAWEPERPVQSLLHLECLFGLVKHPKANLRLIQEFICYNPSKLPSPAQWVTVNRLRTVDSYTHVWWIAKNDFPKADNSKVLRPYSKSMQSLLKKQKYNAGKRPSEHNISETGFLKDNGGSIAHNFFELEQVDDNREVRLPHSVLSFSNTSSNDYYLKMCREKNIKPHPARMSGGLVNFFIEFLTDEDDLILDPFSGSNTTGYCAEKLNRNWMSFEVKEDYIEQACIRFSDPLLKSPLKKMKV, encoded by the coding sequence ATGATTAATATTAAATATCAAACCGATAAAGGAAAAATTATTGAAGGTAATTCAATAGAACTTTTGAGCGGTAAAATGAAGAAAGAATTAAAAGGTAAAGTAAATTTAATTATCACCTCACCTCCTTTTCCATTAAATAATAAAAAACAATATGGAAATGAAAAAGGAGAAGAATACTTAAAATGGTTTATAGATATGGCTCCAATCTTTTCTGATTTATTAACAGAAGATGGATCTCTAGTCATTGAAATTGGAAATGCTTGGGAGCCTGAAAGACCAGTACAATCATTATTACATTTAGAATGCTTATTTGGTCTTGTAAAACATCCTAAAGCTAATTTAAGGCTAATACAAGAATTTATATGTTACAATCCTTCAAAATTACCGTCACCAGCTCAATGGGTTACAGTTAACAGATTAAGAACAGTAGATAGTTATACACACGTTTGGTGGATAGCTAAAAATGACTTTCCTAAAGCGGATAATAGTAAAGTGCTTAGACCTTATAGTAAGAGTATGCAAAGCCTGTTAAAAAAGCAAAAATATAATGCAGGAAAGAGACCTTCTGAGCATAATATTAGTGAGACTGGATTTTTAAAAGATAATGGTGGTAGTATAGCACATAACTTTTTTGAATTAGAACAAGTTGATGATAATAGAGAAGTAAGGTTACCGCACAGTGTCCTTAGCTTTTCTAACACGAGTTCCAATGATTATTATCTGAAAATGTGTAGAGAAAAAAACATAAAACCACATCCTGCAAGAATGTCTGGAGGCTTAGTTAATTTCTTCATAGAATTTCTTACAGATGAAGATGATTTGATTTTGGATCCATTCTCTGGAAGTAATACTACAGGATATTGTGCTGAAAAATTAAATCGAAATTGGATGTCATTTGAAGTTAAGGAAGATTATATTGAACAAGCTTGTATTCGTTTTAGTGATCCTTTATTAAAATCACCTCTGAAAAAAATGAAAGTATGA
- a CDS encoding ATP-binding protein — translation MKTTDRIKQLASVDPLKQGKQPEFFVGHPFSLDYNKASILVCDDDKERVKGIAQGTFLLAFYDNEETVEEAILLRALAPAKLPTDSAMISSMIEYYKDNLPTSGKNSKLDDFTRYEFSFSGLECRVLGTFYRNGTNVEFGADLENFYSAHHYSVYKVNKDVLGYIVNQRDSPDIIPGNDNEFSIGHVQYSSSLRFQSKNEEDKAEVYINPTDLLGKRTALFGMTRTGKSNTVKKIIEATSQISGKATAILPSKSPDTIEENLKSFDTNGAPKYSVGQLIFDVNGEYANKNLQDEGTAIFEKYKQNTIRYSILEKSDPDFKIMKVNFYKDIVTGFNYICASLEDEKGDYITSLKVLDFTPPPLDKEHFDEWTRYNKNKAIYFCCLNKAGFKPSTNCKVKFKADASIKKLVSEKYKELDIEKGIPLDEAENWFLCAWENTNDKVFTDYKRKNGKDWFSDEMKSLMVFLTQKKDGRSVSGFDKFKKVAKMHTNTTDNSFEVDISRHLRIGGIVIIDLSQGDPKLQEVFLERISKKIFSDSMSRFTDSLPNNFIQFYFEEAHNLFPKKDDKDLSQIYNRIAKEGAKLNLGMIYATQEVSSISSSILKNTQNWFIAHLNNEDEIRELRKYYDFDDFADALIRFSAKNDKGFVRMKTYSNPFVVPVKIDKFSV, via the coding sequence ATGAAAACAACAGATAGAATAAAACAACTTGCATCTGTAGATCCTTTAAAACAAGGAAAACAACCTGAATTTTTTGTAGGACATCCTTTTTCTCTTGATTATAATAAAGCTAGTATTCTTGTTTGTGATGATGATAAAGAAAGAGTTAAAGGGATAGCACAAGGAACTTTTTTATTAGCATTTTATGATAACGAAGAAACTGTTGAAGAAGCAATTCTTTTAAGAGCTTTGGCACCAGCCAAGTTGCCAACAGATAGTGCAATGATAAGTTCGATGATAGAATATTATAAAGACAATTTACCTACTTCTGGTAAAAACTCTAAATTGGATGATTTTACACGTTATGAGTTTAGTTTTTCAGGACTAGAATGCCGTGTGTTAGGAACATTCTATAGAAATGGAACCAATGTAGAATTTGGTGCAGACTTAGAAAATTTTTATTCTGCTCATCATTATAGTGTTTATAAAGTCAATAAAGATGTTTTAGGTTATATTGTTAACCAAAGAGATTCCCCTGATATTATTCCTGGCAATGATAATGAATTTTCCATTGGACACGTACAGTACAGTTCCAGTCTCAGATTTCAAAGCAAAAATGAAGAAGACAAAGCAGAAGTTTATATTAACCCAACTGATCTACTGGGAAAAAGGACAGCTCTTTTTGGAATGACCAGAACAGGTAAGTCTAATACAGTTAAAAAGATTATTGAAGCTACATCTCAAATATCGGGTAAAGCTACAGCCATCTTGCCTTCTAAATCTCCTGATACTATTGAGGAAAATCTAAAATCATTTGATACTAATGGGGCTCCTAAATATTCAGTAGGGCAGTTAATTTTTGATGTAAATGGAGAGTATGCAAATAAAAATTTACAAGATGAGGGAACTGCAATATTTGAAAAATATAAACAAAATACTATTAGATATAGTATTTTAGAAAAAAGTGATCCAGACTTTAAAATAATGAAAGTGAATTTTTACAAGGATATTGTAACTGGGTTTAACTATATATGTGCTTCTTTGGAAGATGAAAAAGGAGATTACATTACAAGTTTAAAAGTATTAGATTTCACCCCGCCCCCATTGGACAAAGAACATTTTGATGAATGGACTAGATACAATAAAAATAAAGCGATCTATTTCTGTTGTTTAAATAAAGCAGGCTTTAAGCCTTCAACAAATTGTAAAGTAAAGTTTAAAGCAGATGCATCAATAAAAAAATTAGTATCTGAAAAATACAAAGAGTTAGATATCGAGAAAGGTATTCCTTTGGATGAAGCAGAAAATTGGTTCTTATGTGCTTGGGAAAACACAAATGATAAAGTTTTTACAGATTATAAAAGAAAAAATGGTAAAGATTGGTTTTCAGATGAAATGAAATCACTTATGGTATTTTTAACTCAAAAGAAAGATGGTCGTTCTGTAAGTGGATTTGACAAATTTAAAAAAGTTGCAAAAATGCATACAAATACAACCGATAATTCTTTTGAAGTTGATATATCTAGGCATTTAAGAATAGGAGGTATTGTAATTATTGATTTATCACAAGGAGACCCTAAACTTCAAGAAGTATTTCTTGAAAGAATATCAAAAAAGATATTTTCAGATTCAATGTCTAGATTTACAGACAGTCTCCCGAATAACTTTATTCAATTCTACTTTGAAGAAGCTCATAATTTATTTCCAAAAAAAGACGATAAAGATTTAAGTCAAATATATAATAGAATTGCTAAAGAAGGAGCAAAACTAAATCTGGGAATGATATACGCTACACAAGAAGTAAGTTCAATAAGTTCTAGTATATTAAAAAATACACAGAATTGGTTTATAGCTCATCTAAACAATGAGGATGAGATAAGGGAACTCAGAAAATATTATGACTTTGATGATTTTGCGGATGCATTAATTCGTTTCAGTGCGAAAAACGACAAAGGTTTTGTGAGAATGAAAACCTACTCTAATCCTTTTGTTGTACCAGTAAAGATTGATAAATTTTCAGTTTAA